The Hymenobacter sp. DG01 genome has a segment encoding these proteins:
- a CDS encoding DUF4175 domain-containing protein gives MNSLTASASAPTTTALREAHREWAWRSTAALLVPAAAAGALLLALYLGWPVARLAVLGVAGLGLLGLAARLWHIWQQPLPRVARRLNRHHPELEDSSTLLLRDSTELNLLEQLQQQRLLDRLPHLSAAGPLLPVDFRRPLLLAGVLLALAAGVWWQHPTAGATPSQPTEKPLQLRFAAQKPLPPTAARILETRLRVQPPAYTRQPAFSPAAASFRCLRGSQVRWTVRLSRAVPAAPVLELGSRRVPLRAVPGRSAEFATEVPLTASVLYRIRFEGQLSEEYAIEVQPDQAPTIRLITPKAYTLVEFGRPPQVAIRAQLHDDFGLTRARLVATIAQGQGEAVKFREVVTDLSAALRGQPQTGTVQHLLRLPALGLTYGDEVYFYLQAWDNHQQLTRSDTYLVQWEDTTVQESALDVSLGVSAKPAYFRSQRQIIIDTEKLLAEQRGLPAATLLERANGIGFDQKILRMRYGKFLGEEADETIGGPAPGPPTADAPAEEPGLGSVVAEDHTEATPPTPAATPEGHSADDGHDHSHASSSSAHDAPGAALTAELMDPYIHHHDDSETADFLEPAVKAKLQAVLGQMWEAELRLRTGRPREALPFEYRALRLLKQVQQQTRAYVKKAGFTPPPMPEATTRLTGDLAGAAAPRRELQLAAPARQPVVRAALRLLTQLHGQASPPAGAATTLDQAGQELARAALQNPGAYLSALRELRSLSATLRRGQPAAAEKLPLIERALTALLPPAPPTPAHAAKPGNRLARRYLQELSR, from the coding sequence ATGAATTCGCTGACTGCTAGTGCTTCCGCTCCTACCACTACCGCGTTGCGGGAGGCTCATCGGGAGTGGGCCTGGCGCAGCACGGCGGCGCTGCTGGTGCCGGCCGCCGCCGCGGGCGCGCTGCTGCTGGCTCTTTACCTGGGCTGGCCTGTAGCCCGCCTGGCAGTGCTCGGCGTGGCCGGGCTGGGTTTGCTGGGGCTGGCTGCGCGGCTTTGGCACATCTGGCAGCAGCCCTTGCCGCGCGTTGCCCGCCGCCTCAACCGGCACCATCCGGAGCTGGAAGACAGCAGCACCCTGCTGCTGCGCGACTCCACCGAGCTTAACCTGCTGGAACAGCTGCAGCAGCAACGGCTGCTGGACCGCCTGCCCCACCTGAGCGCCGCGGGCCCACTGCTTCCCGTAGATTTTCGCCGGCCCCTGCTGCTGGCCGGCGTGCTGCTGGCCCTGGCCGCCGGGGTCTGGTGGCAGCACCCTACGGCGGGAGCTACCCCCTCACAACCCACCGAAAAGCCACTTCAGCTGCGTTTCGCGGCCCAGAAGCCCCTACCCCCAACGGCGGCCCGCATCCTGGAAACGCGCCTGCGGGTGCAGCCTCCCGCTTATACCCGGCAGCCCGCTTTTTCGCCCGCTGCGGCATCGTTCCGCTGCCTGCGGGGCAGCCAGGTGCGCTGGACCGTACGGCTGAGTCGGGCCGTACCAGCTGCCCCGGTGCTGGAGCTGGGCAGTCGGCGTGTGCCGCTGCGGGCCGTTCCGGGCCGGTCGGCGGAGTTTGCCACCGAAGTTCCACTGACGGCTTCGGTCCTGTACCGCATCCGGTTCGAGGGGCAGCTTTCGGAGGAATATGCCATTGAAGTGCAGCCCGATCAGGCGCCTACCATCCGGCTCATCACCCCAAAAGCCTACACCCTGGTAGAGTTTGGCCGCCCGCCCCAGGTAGCCATCCGGGCCCAGCTGCACGACGATTTTGGCCTGACCCGCGCCCGCCTAGTTGCCACCATTGCCCAGGGCCAGGGCGAAGCCGTGAAGTTTCGGGAAGTGGTAACGGACCTCAGCGCTGCTCTGCGCGGGCAACCCCAGACGGGCACCGTGCAGCACCTGCTGCGCCTGCCGGCCCTGGGCCTTACTTACGGCGACGAAGTGTACTTCTACCTGCAGGCCTGGGACAACCACCAGCAGCTGACCCGCTCCGATACCTACTTGGTGCAGTGGGAAGATACCACGGTGCAGGAAAGCGCCCTGGATGTGTCGTTGGGCGTAAGTGCCAAGCCGGCCTACTTCCGTAGTCAGCGCCAGATTATTATCGACACCGAAAAACTGCTCGCTGAGCAGCGCGGCCTCCCGGCGGCTACCCTACTGGAGCGCGCCAATGGCATCGGCTTCGATCAGAAAATACTGCGCATGCGCTACGGCAAGTTTCTGGGTGAAGAAGCCGATGAAACCATTGGGGGCCCGGCTCCTGGTCCGCCCACGGCCGATGCTCCGGCCGAGGAGCCCGGCCTGGGTTCCGTAGTGGCCGAAGACCACACCGAAGCCACACCCCCTACCCCGGCTGCTACTCCCGAAGGCCATTCCGCCGACGACGGCCACGACCATAGCCACGCTTCTTCCTCCTCGGCCCATGATGCGCCCGGCGCCGCCCTTACGGCCGAGCTGATGGACCCGTACATTCACCACCACGACGATTCTGAGACGGCCGACTTCCTGGAGCCCGCCGTGAAGGCCAAGCTGCAGGCCGTGCTCGGCCAGATGTGGGAGGCCGAGCTGCGCCTGCGTACCGGCCGCCCCCGCGAGGCCCTGCCCTTTGAGTACCGCGCCCTGCGCCTACTCAAACAGGTACAGCAGCAAACCCGTGCCTACGTCAAGAAAGCCGGCTTCACGCCCCCGCCCATGCCCGAAGCCACTACCCGCCTTACCGGCGACCTGGCCGGCGCCGCCGCTCCCCGCCGCGAGCTGCAGTTGGCTGCCCCGGCCCGGCAGCCGGTGGTGCGGGCCGCCCTGCGCCTGCTCACCCAGCTGCACGGCCAGGCCTCGCCTCCGGCCGGCGCCGCTACTACCCTCGACCAGGCCGGGCAGGAGCTGGCCCGGGCCGCGCTGCAAAATCCGGGAGCTTACCTCAGCGCCCTGCGTGAGCTGCGCAGCCTGAGCGCCACGCTGCGCCGAGGGCAGCCGGCAGCGGCTGAGAAGCTGCCCCTCATCGAGCGGGCGCTAACGGCCCTGCTGCCACCGGCCCCGCCTACCCCGGCGCACGCCGCCAAGCCGGGCAACCGCCTGGCCCGGCGCTACCTGCAGGAGCTGAGCCGGTAG
- a CDS encoding RNA polymerase sigma factor: MGKGQPAYTDEEFVAAIRRDDDRALAQLYRLHFPMISHYVLQNSGTEDEAKDVYQEGVMVFYEKVREGSLELSCQIKTYLYAVCRRLWLKRLTEKTRFGGRLDDHEPYLETGAEADLEVAEERDRQLGTMSQALERIGEPCRSLLEGFYLLDKSMQQLTAEFGYTNADNAKNQKYKCLVRLKKLFFSQYQEHET; encoded by the coding sequence ATGGGTAAGGGACAACCTGCCTACACCGACGAGGAATTTGTGGCGGCCATCCGCCGCGACGACGACCGGGCGCTGGCGCAGCTCTACCGGCTGCACTTCCCCATGATTTCGCACTACGTGCTGCAAAACAGCGGCACCGAGGACGAAGCCAAGGATGTGTATCAGGAGGGAGTGATGGTATTCTATGAAAAGGTACGCGAAGGCTCTCTGGAGCTGAGCTGCCAGATCAAAACCTACCTCTACGCCGTGTGTCGGCGCCTCTGGCTGAAACGGCTCACGGAGAAAACCCGCTTCGGCGGCCGTCTCGATGACCACGAGCCCTACCTCGAGACCGGCGCCGAAGCCGATCTGGAAGTGGCTGAAGAGCGCGACCGGCAGCTGGGCACCATGAGCCAGGCTCTGGAGCGCATCGGGGAGCCCTGCCGCTCGCTTTTGGAAGGATTTTACCTGCTCGATAAATCGATGCAGCAGCTTACGGCCGAGTTTGGCTACACCAACGCCGACAACGCCAAGAATCAAAAATACAAGTGCCTGGTACGACTTAAAAAACTGTTTTTCAGTCAGTACCAGGAACACGAGACTTAG
- a CDS encoding trypsin-like peptidase domain-containing protein: protein MKTEADYYALFDAYRAGTLPDEERTALERRLAADPALERRLQEFEALTGTLTAYGRRLALRRKLQAIHADMEAEQAVRLTPLAKVAEEDERHERFASGQPPRPMLRISRTEEKLRAFWHGHRATMMVAASVAIMAVFATLLGLEWWRASQKSSLYGYTVLRREVERIKRTQRSMNRTLNQIEAQPEKINPGKFSGTGFALTADGYLVTSYHVIQGADSLLIEGRDRQRFRAEPVFTDVAHDLAILQIKDKSFKGFGRLPYSFKRGQSDLGEKVYTLGYPREDLVFNDGSLSARSGFEGDTGFYQISIPVNPGNSGGPLLDDRGNLIGVISGRQMDVQSAAFATKSSYLMRLVDSLSAAGAGQSYNLPRANQLAGTSRPQQIRKLQDYVFVVKVYE, encoded by the coding sequence ATGAAAACCGAAGCCGACTACTACGCTTTATTTGACGCTTACCGCGCGGGCACCCTGCCCGACGAGGAGCGCACGGCCCTGGAGCGCCGCCTTGCCGCCGACCCGGCGCTGGAACGCCGCCTGCAGGAGTTCGAAGCCCTGACCGGCACGCTCACGGCGTATGGCCGCCGCCTGGCCCTGCGCCGCAAGCTGCAGGCCATCCACGCCGATATGGAGGCGGAGCAGGCCGTGCGCCTGACCCCGCTGGCCAAAGTAGCCGAGGAAGACGAGCGGCACGAGCGGTTTGCCAGCGGCCAGCCCCCCCGGCCCATGCTGCGCATTTCGCGCACCGAGGAAAAGCTGCGGGCCTTCTGGCACGGCCACCGTGCCACCATGATGGTGGCTGCCTCGGTGGCCATTATGGCCGTATTTGCCACCCTGTTGGGCCTGGAGTGGTGGCGCGCCTCCCAGAAGTCGTCGTTGTACGGGTACACCGTTCTGCGCCGCGAGGTAGAGCGCATTAAGCGCACCCAGCGCTCCATGAACCGCACGCTCAACCAGATAGAAGCCCAGCCGGAGAAAATCAATCCGGGCAAGTTCAGCGGCACGGGCTTCGCCCTCACCGCCGATGGCTACCTGGTGACCAGCTACCATGTAATTCAGGGGGCCGATTCCTTACTGATTGAAGGCCGCGACCGGCAGCGCTTCCGCGCCGAGCCAGTATTTACCGATGTAGCCCACGACCTGGCTATTCTCCAGATCAAGGACAAATCTTTCAAGGGCTTTGGCCGCCTGCCTTACTCCTTCAAGCGGGGCCAGTCGGACCTGGGCGAGAAAGTTTATACTCTGGGCTACCCCCGCGAGGACCTTGTGTTTAACGACGGCTCGCTGAGCGCCCGCTCCGGCTTCGAGGGCGACACGGGCTTCTATCAAATCAGCATTCCGGTAAACCCGGGCAACTCGGGCGGCCCCTTGCTCGACGACAGAGGCAACCTGATTGGCGTTATCAGTGGGCGGCAGATGGACGTGCAGAGCGCCGCCTTCGCCACCAAATCGTCGTACCTGATGCGGCTGGTTGACTCGTTGAGTGCTGCCGGCGCTGGTCAGTCGTACAACTTGCCCCGGGCCAACCAGTTGGCGGGCACCTCGCGGCCCCAGCAGATCCGGAAGCTGCAGGATTACGTTTTTGTGGTGAAAGTGTATGAATAG
- a CDS encoding SOS response-associated peptidase, with protein sequence MCGRYTVTPPAAALEARFEASFAGSTAGPTYNAAPSQQLPVILNTEPGRIQLLQWGLLPGWVRDVQKAPRPINARAETLTEKPSFRTLLQRRRALVLADSFYEWQVTSHGKVPHRILLTSEEPFAFAGLWDEWLNRDTGEVHPTFTIITTAPNSLMAPIHNRMPVLLPGREAELAWLDDGLGLAGHQLLLQPYAPDAMREYVVSPLVNSPAHNEPAVLLPAA encoded by the coding sequence ATGTGCGGCCGTTATACCGTTACTCCGCCCGCTGCGGCCCTGGAAGCCCGCTTCGAAGCCTCTTTTGCCGGTTCCACCGCCGGCCCCACCTATAACGCTGCCCCCTCCCAGCAGCTGCCGGTTATCCTGAACACGGAGCCGGGGCGTATTCAGCTGTTACAGTGGGGGCTGCTGCCCGGCTGGGTGCGCGACGTGCAGAAGGCCCCGCGCCCCATTAATGCCCGTGCCGAAACCCTCACCGAAAAACCCTCATTCCGTACGCTGCTGCAGCGCCGCCGGGCCCTGGTGCTGGCCGACAGCTTTTATGAATGGCAGGTAACCTCCCACGGAAAAGTGCCCCACCGCATTCTGCTGACTTCCGAAGAGCCGTTTGCTTTCGCCGGCCTCTGGGATGAGTGGCTGAACCGGGATACCGGAGAGGTGCATCCTACCTTCACCATCATCACCACGGCCCCCAATAGCCTGATGGCTCCTATTCACAACCGTATGCCCGTGTTGTTGCCGGGGCGCGAGGCGGAGCTGGCCTGGCTAGATGACGGCCTGGGCTTGGCCGGCCACCAGCTGCTGCTCCAGCCCTATGCCCCCGATGCTATGCGGGAGTATGTAGTCAGCCCGCTGGTAAACTCGCCTGCCCACAACGAGCCGGCCGTGCTGTTGCCTGCCGCCTAA
- the treF gene encoding alpha,alpha-trehalase TreF, whose protein sequence is MKKTHVVCLFLLLIARLACAQPAGPRSPRQLFPGLFEAVQLGRVFPDNKTFVDAVPLEPPAVVLAAYEEQRRLPGFDLGRFVRAYFQLPEASASGYHTRVAGGLRHHLDTLWSVLRRPGQDSVAPYSSLLPLPRPYVVPGGRFREVYYWDSYFTMLGLRVSGRPELIRGMLDNFAFLITRYGFIPNGNRTYYLTRSQPPFFSRMVELLAQEQGDTVLRRYHQPLLREYQFWMAGADSVAPGKAYRSVVRLPGRETLNRYWDRSEEPREESYLQDVTAARRSSQPPGQFYRNVRAAAASGWDFSSRWFVPGQGLESIRTTSLVPVDLNCLLYQLELTLARSSQLRGEAAAARRFQAQAAARAKAVQRYCWDARAGWFQDYDWELRRHSAVRTLAGLFPLESGLATPAQARKVAAVLRQEFLKAGGLVTTLTATGQQWDAPNAWAPLQWVAVQGLRRYQQQELAGTVARRWIELNHRVFQQTGKLMEKYDVVNTAALGGGGEYPLQDGFGWTNGVLLDLLQRYPIPAQEPADRQP, encoded by the coding sequence ATGAAGAAAACCCACGTTGTTTGCCTTTTTCTGCTGCTGATAGCCCGGCTGGCGTGCGCCCAGCCTGCCGGGCCGCGCAGCCCCCGGCAGCTGTTTCCGGGGTTGTTTGAAGCCGTGCAGCTGGGCCGTGTTTTTCCCGACAACAAAACCTTCGTGGATGCCGTGCCCCTGGAGCCGCCGGCCGTGGTGCTGGCCGCCTACGAGGAGCAGCGCCGCCTGCCGGGCTTTGATCTGGGCCGGTTTGTACGGGCGTATTTTCAGCTGCCCGAAGCCTCCGCTTCCGGCTACCACACCCGGGTAGCCGGTGGCCTTCGCCACCACCTCGATACGCTCTGGAGCGTGCTACGGCGCCCCGGCCAAGATTCAGTAGCGCCGTACTCCTCGCTGCTACCCCTGCCGCGGCCTTACGTGGTGCCTGGGGGCCGCTTCCGCGAGGTGTACTACTGGGACTCCTACTTCACTATGCTGGGGCTGCGCGTGAGCGGTCGGCCCGAGCTGATACGGGGCATGCTGGACAACTTCGCCTTCCTGATTACCCGCTACGGCTTTATCCCGAACGGAAACCGCACGTACTACCTCACCCGCTCCCAGCCCCCGTTTTTCAGCCGTATGGTAGAGCTGCTGGCCCAGGAGCAGGGCGATACGGTGCTCCGGCGCTACCACCAGCCCCTGCTGCGGGAGTACCAGTTCTGGATGGCTGGCGCCGACTCCGTGGCTCCCGGCAAGGCCTACCGCTCGGTGGTGCGCCTGCCTGGCAGGGAAACCCTGAACCGCTACTGGGACCGGAGCGAGGAGCCGCGCGAAGAATCTTACCTGCAAGATGTAACGGCGGCCCGGCGCAGCTCCCAGCCTCCCGGCCAGTTTTACCGCAACGTGCGGGCCGCTGCGGCCTCCGGCTGGGACTTCAGCAGCCGCTGGTTTGTGCCGGGGCAGGGCCTGGAGTCTATTCGCACCACCAGCCTGGTGCCCGTTGATTTGAACTGCCTGCTGTACCAGCTGGAGCTGACCCTGGCCCGCAGTAGTCAGCTCCGCGGCGAGGCCGCGGCGGCCCGCCGCTTTCAGGCCCAGGCCGCCGCCCGCGCCAAAGCCGTGCAGCGCTACTGCTGGGATGCCCGCGCCGGCTGGTTTCAGGACTACGACTGGGAGCTGCGCCGCCACTCCGCCGTGCGTACTCTGGCCGGCCTGTTTCCGCTGGAAAGCGGCCTGGCTACCCCCGCGCAGGCCCGCAAAGTGGCTGCCGTGCTGCGCCAGGAGTTTCTGAAAGCCGGCGGGCTGGTAACCACCCTCACGGCCACAGGCCAGCAGTGGGACGCGCCCAATGCCTGGGCTCCGCTGCAGTGGGTGGCTGTGCAGGGCCTGCGGCGCTACCAGCAGCAGGAGCTGGCCGGCACGGTGGCCCGGCGCTGGATAGAGCTGAACCATCGGGTGTTTCAGCAAACCGGCAAGCTCATGGAAAAGTATGATGTGGTGAATACCGCGGCCCTGGGTGGCGGTGGCGAGTACCCGCTCCAGGACGGATTTGGCTGGACCAACGGGGTGCTGCTGGACTTGCTGCAGCGCTACCCCATACCCGCGCAGGAGCCAGCGGACCGGCAGCCCTAA
- a CDS encoding sensor histidine kinase KdpD, translated as MLDFASLFRPLAERSQLLYFVYHVEAREVVYVSAAYDTIVQHPRETVNQDLPALLARLHPDDQTYAAARLTHLLQGKFVEDVELRLMPSPGRAGRPQWLCFTVGRVEQAPGQTYLSGTVQDITQTREYIDNADRFNKKKNTTLEILSHDLAGPFIMIKQVAGYLGERIESLQDAQLSELLQSVQTTCQDSVNLIRDFVDNEFMESSSVRVKLERVNLSPSLHEIVQELQKSEGGLGKHFSFTGPAACYLHLDHNKFMQVVNNLLSNSIKFTPDSGHIQVALQDLGHEVLITIKDTGIGIPQQMQPVLFERFTPARRPGLRGEKTTGLGMSIIKAIVELHRGRIWFESAEDDGTTFFIALPRLEPEK; from the coding sequence ATGCTCGATTTTGCTTCTCTGTTTCGTCCGCTGGCTGAGCGCAGCCAGCTGCTGTATTTCGTGTACCATGTGGAGGCCAGAGAGGTAGTGTACGTGAGTGCAGCCTACGATACGATAGTGCAGCACCCCCGCGAAACCGTGAACCAGGACCTGCCCGCCCTGCTGGCCCGCCTGCACCCCGACGACCAGACCTACGCTGCCGCCCGGCTCACGCACCTGCTGCAAGGCAAGTTTGTGGAAGATGTGGAGCTGCGCCTGATGCCCTCTCCCGGGCGTGCGGGGCGGCCTCAGTGGCTGTGCTTTACGGTCGGGCGGGTAGAGCAGGCTCCGGGCCAGACCTACCTGAGCGGCACCGTGCAGGACATCACGCAAACCCGCGAGTACATTGATAACGCCGACCGCTTCAATAAAAAGAAAAACACTACCCTCGAGATTCTCTCGCATGACCTGGCTGGGCCCTTCATCATGATCAAGCAGGTAGCGGGCTACCTGGGTGAGCGGATTGAAAGCCTGCAGGACGCCCAGCTCTCGGAGTTGCTCCAGTCCGTGCAGACCACCTGCCAGGACAGCGTCAACCTGATCCGGGACTTCGTGGATAACGAGTTTATGGAGTCGTCGAGCGTGCGGGTGAAGCTGGAGCGGGTAAACCTAAGCCCATCGTTGCACGAGATAGTGCAGGAGCTGCAAAAATCGGAGGGGGGGCTGGGCAAGCATTTTTCCTTTACCGGCCCCGCTGCCTGCTACCTCCACCTCGACCACAACAAGTTTATGCAGGTAGTCAACAACCTGCTCAGCAACTCCATCAAGTTCACCCCCGACAGCGGCCACATTCAGGTGGCGCTTCAGGACCTGGGCCACGAAGTGCTGATAACTATAAAGGACACCGGCATCGGCATTCCGCAGCAAATGCAGCCTGTTCTGTTCGAGCGGTTCACGCCGGCCCGCCGGCCCGGTTTGCGGGGCGAGAAAACCACCGGCCTGGGCATGTCCATTATCAAAGCCATCGTGGAGCTGCACCGGGGGCGCATCTGGTTTGAAAGCGCCGAGGACGATGGCACCACCTTTTTCATTGCCCTACCCCGCCTCGAGCCGGAAAAGTAA
- a CDS encoding cation diffusion facilitator family transporter: MRPASSAPAAAPAAPAAPPSSKVAIVAALAANLAIAVIKFVAAAFTGSSAMVAEGIHSLVDTANEWLLLLGLHRSQRPASEKRPFGYGKELYFWSFIVAICIFAIGGGISMYEGIEHLRHPVPPGEPTWNYVVLGVAFLFDGASFLVARRTFNAQRGRRRFWAAFRGSKDPSVFVVLFEDAADLLGLLVAFLGVFLGHQLQNPYLDGVASVLIGLMLVVVAGLLLRENKSLLLGEPAEAELLENICHLVQADAAVVSTAAPLSSYLSPHDILLVLQVEFQPHLLAPELSAAISRLQAMVQARYPDIGHLFIQPMGPPQHHKPAATGSGGRASALLGGVG, from the coding sequence GTGCGCCCTGCTTCCTCTGCTCCCGCTGCCGCGCCCGCCGCGCCCGCCGCGCCGCCTTCTTCCAAAGTGGCTATTGTGGCGGCGCTGGCAGCCAACCTGGCTATTGCCGTTATCAAGTTTGTGGCGGCCGCCTTCACCGGCAGCTCGGCTATGGTAGCCGAAGGTATCCACTCCCTGGTTGATACGGCCAATGAGTGGCTGCTGCTGCTGGGGCTGCACCGCAGCCAGCGGCCGGCGTCGGAGAAGCGGCCCTTTGGCTACGGCAAGGAGTTGTATTTCTGGTCATTTATCGTGGCCATCTGCATTTTTGCCATTGGGGGCGGCATTTCCATGTACGAGGGCATCGAGCACCTGCGCCATCCGGTGCCGCCCGGCGAGCCCACCTGGAACTACGTGGTGCTGGGCGTGGCCTTTCTTTTCGATGGGGCTTCGTTTCTGGTGGCCCGGCGCACGTTCAACGCCCAGCGGGGGCGCCGCCGCTTCTGGGCCGCCTTCCGGGGTAGCAAAGATCCGTCGGTGTTTGTGGTCCTGTTCGAGGATGCCGCCGATTTGCTGGGGCTGCTGGTAGCGTTTCTGGGCGTGTTCCTGGGCCACCAGCTCCAGAATCCCTACCTCGATGGGGTAGCCTCAGTGCTCATTGGCCTGATGCTGGTGGTAGTGGCGGGGCTATTGCTGCGCGAAAACAAAAGCCTGCTGCTGGGTGAGCCGGCCGAAGCCGAGCTGCTGGAAAACATATGCCACCTGGTTCAGGCCGATGCCGCGGTGGTAAGCACCGCCGCGCCCCTGTCGTCTTACCTCAGCCCCCACGATATTCTGCTGGTGCTGCAGGTAGAGTTTCAGCCTCACTTGCTGGCCCCCGAGCTGAGCGCGGCCATCAGCAGGCTGCAGGCGATGGTGCAGGCCCGGTACCCCGATATTGGGCATCTGTTTATTCAGCCGATGGGCCCGCCGCAGCACCATAAGCCGGCCGCAACGGGGTCCGGTGGCCGGGCTTCGGCACTCCTGGGTGGGGTAGGCTGA